The Morococcus cerebrosus sequence CACACGCAGCCCCTAAGGCCAAAACAGTAAAAAAATCCGTCAAACCCGTCGCTGTTCAGACGACCGATACCGAAACCCGTTCTGACGGCGTACATCTGAGCGACGGCATTGCCGCCATCGCCGACAACGAAGTGATTACCCGCCGCCAACTGGCGCAGGCAGTCGAACGGGCGCGCCGAACCATCCCTAAAGGCACACAAATCGGCGATAACGAATTGCGCGAACAAGTTCTGGCGCAACTCATCAACCAATCCCTGATTATCCAAGCGGGCAAACGAAAGAATATTCAAGCAGATAACGCAGAAATCGAGGCGGTCATTGCCGCCAATCCTTCACTGAAAAACCCGTCTGCCTCTATCCGCCGTGAAATTGCGGACAGCATCATCGCAGAAAAAGTGCGCCAACAGGCAGTCATGCAGCACAGCCGCGTCAGCGATGCCGAAGTTGCACGCGCCATCGAACAGGCGAAACAGCAAGGCATCGCCCTGCCCGAAGGCGAGCCGCTGCGCCAATACAATGCGCAACACATTCTGATTAAGGCAGACAACGAAAACGCTGCGGCCGGCGCGGAAAGCACCATCCGCAAAATCTACGCACAAGCCCGCAGCGGCGCAGACTTCGCCGGTTTGGCGCGCCAATATTCGCAAGACGGCAGCGCGAGCAGCGGCGGTAATTTAGGCTGGTTCGCCGACGGCATGATGGTTCCGCCGTTTGAAGAAGCCGTCCACAAACTCAAACCCGGCCAAGTCAGCCCACCCGTACGCACACAATTCGGCTGGCACATCATTAAGCTGAACGATGTCCGTGACGCCGGCACGCCCGAAGAGCGCCAACGCAACGCCGTACGCCAATATCTGTCGCGCAAAAAAGCCGAACAGGCGGAAATCAACCTGCTGCGCGAACTGCATGAAGGTGCGCACATCGACATACGCTAAGGCGGATGCAGACGTCGTCTGAAAGTTTTTCAGACGACGTTTTGTTTTGCAGTAAGCGGCATCCATCCGAAATCAAGCCGACCCTAATAATATAGCGAGAGAAAGAAAAAACCGTTTTCGTCGTTACCGTCGCATCCAATCAAATATGAATGATGTTTAAAAAGGTTGTCTGAAACCTCGAAATTCAGATTTTCAGACGACATCGTCCTGAATCTATTCCGTTTGCCGGAATAGGCGGCTGCTTGAATATGAGCCTTTTCAGAATCAATAGATTATCTTCACTCAACCGTTTTTTCTTCGGCAGACAAGGGGCGGGAAACCGTAGTGCAGGTTCCGTCCTCGAAATAGATAAGGCATCATCATTTCGTAGGGCGGGTGGCAGGTTTGACAGGTACTAGGTTCGGTTTATCCCACGCAGACTTCAAATTGATAAAAAAGGTCGTCTGAAAAGCAAAATGTTTTTCAGACGACCTTTTGCGGGACGGCATACGGACGGACTACCAGTCCGATCCGCCTGCCCACAGTATGCCGAT is a genomic window containing:
- a CDS encoding peptidylprolyl isomerase yields the protein MNVKPLILAAALGLALNAHAAPKAKTVKKSVKPVAVQTTDTETRSDGVHLSDGIAAIADNEVITRRQLAQAVERARRTIPKGTQIGDNELREQVLAQLINQSLIIQAGKRKNIQADNAEIEAVIAANPSLKNPSASIRREIADSIIAEKVRQQAVMQHSRVSDAEVARAIEQAKQQGIALPEGEPLRQYNAQHILIKADNENAAAGAESTIRKIYAQARSGADFAGLARQYSQDGSASSGGNLGWFADGMMVPPFEEAVHKLKPGQVSPPVRTQFGWHIIKLNDVRDAGTPEERQRNAVRQYLSRKKAEQAEINLLRELHEGAHIDIR